The genomic region AGCAGCCGGCGCCGCTGCCGATGAACTGGGGGCTGCGGATCATCGGCTACGCCAATCTGCAGACCACGGGCGATCCGGCGGTCCGGCGCCGGGTCGAGCACTTCCTGGCCGCGGGCCTGCGGGCGGGCACCATCGCACCAGTCGTCGACCGCGTCTTCGACTTCGAGGACATCGTCGAGGCGCACCGCTACCTGGAGTCGAACGCGCAGGTCGGCAAGGTGCTCGTCACCGTCCGGCACTGACCGGACCGGGCGTCGGCCCGGCTGGGCACCGACCGGTCAGGCGCTGACCGCCACGGTCGCCGGCAGCGCGGTCGCCGTACGCAGCCGGCGGGCGGCCTCCGGCCCGTTGCAGGCGTGGGCGCCGAGCCCGACCTGCTGGGTCACGATGCCGCGCTCGGCCCGCATCAGCCGCCAGCCGCGGCGCAGCAGGTACGGGACGGACTTGCGGCCCTCGCGCACATCGCGCCGGAACCGGCGCCAGGCCGTGGTGAGCGGGCGGTTGCGCAGGCAGAGCGCGTCCGCGAGCAGGTTCTCGGCGGCGCAGGCGGCCACCAGCTCGGCCGCGAAGATGCCCTCCGCGATGAAGACCGGTGCGCCGGCCAGTTCCAGGATGTGCGAGCCGTCGCGTCCGTTGGCGGGGATCGAGTAGATCGGCACCTCCGCGCGGCCGAACTCGGCCAGCACCCGGATCGCGGCGAGCGCGTCGGAGCGGTGCCAGGAGAGCGGCGAGTCCCAGTCGGTGCCGGAGCCGTCGGGCAGCAGCGGCAGGGTCGGGTCGTCGCCGTCCTTGTAGAAGTCGTCCAGCTGGAGCACCGGCAGGCCCGAGCGCTCGGCCAGTGAGGACTTCCCGGATCCCGAGGGCCCGGAGAGCAGCACCACGCGGGCACGGGTGGTGGGGGCGGGGTTCATGGGGGAGTCACTCACGAGACACCAGTCTGACGCATCGGACCCCGTGCTGATAACCCGGTGGTAGGTAAATGGCATAGGACACAAGGAGATAGTCCGTAGGGCGGCGGCATCGCGGCACAGCAGGACGGGCCCGCGCCAGGGGGGGAGAGGCGCGGGCCCGTCAGTGGCGCGTCCGGGCCCCTGGGGGGGTAGGGGCGCTGGGGACGGCCAGCTCTGGGAAGGCGGTCCGGCGGGTGAGCCGGGCTACTGGCCCATCGGGTGCCAGACCGTCTTGGTCTCCAGGAAGGAGAGTAGCCGGTCGGTACCCGGAGCATTGGTCCAGTCCTGCGCCGACGGATCGACCGCCGGGCGCAGCACCCGCTTCAAGGTATCCGCCGCGGCCGCCTCGAGCGAAGCCGCCGCGCCGGGTCCTTCGTCTGCGATCGCACCGGTCAGGTCGAGCGCGTTGACGTCCTGGTGCGAGGCGAGCGTCGGGGCCAGGTCCGCGGTGCGGCCGGAGAGGATGTTGACCACGCCGCCCGGGACGTCCGAGGTGGCCAGCACCTCGCCCAGCGAGAGCGCCGGCAGCGGGGCGTCGGCGGCGGCCGCGAGCACGGCGGTGTTGCCGGTGGCGATCACCGGGGCCAGCACCGAGACCAGGCCGAGGAAGGAGTGGCCGTAGCCCGCCTGCGGGGCCAGGATCCCGACCACGCCGGTCGGCTCGGGCACCGAGAGGTTGAAGTACGGGCCGGCCACCGGGTTGGCGGCGCCGGCGATCTGCGCCACCTTGTCGGTCCAGCCCGCGTACCAGACCCAGCGGTCGATCGCCTGGTCCACCAGTGCGGCGGCCTTCTTGGCGCCCAGGCCCTCGGCCGCGGCCACCTCGGCGGTGAACTGCTCGCGCCGGCCCTGCAGCATCTCGGCAACCCGGTAGAGCACCTGGCCGCGGTTGTAGGCGGTGGTGCCGGCCCAGCCCTTGACCGCCGCGCGGGCGGCGAGCACCGCGTCGCGGGTGTCCTTGCGGGTGCCGAGCGGGGCGTTGGCCAGCCACTGGCCCTTGGTGTCGGTCACCTCGTACACCCGTCCGCTCTCGGAGCGCGGGAACTTCCCGCCGACGAACAGCTTGTAGGTCTTGCTGACCTGGATTCGTGCACTGGCGTCAAGTCGCGTGGCAATGTCAGACATCGAGGTAGGCCTCCAGACCGTGGCGGCCACCCTCGCGGCCGTAGCCCGACTCCTTGTAGCCGCCGAACGGCGAGGTCGGGTCGAACTTGTTGAAGGTGTTGGCCCAGACCACACCGGCCTTCAGCCGGTCGGCCATCCAGAGGATGCGCGAGCCCTTCTCCGTCCAGATGCCGGCGGAGAGGCCGTACTGGGTGTTGTTGGCCTTCTCCAGCGCCTCGGCCGGGGTGCGGAAGGTCAGCACCGAGAGCACCGGGCCGAAGATCTCCTCGCGGGCGATCCGGTGCGCCTGGCTCACGCCGGTGAACAGGGTGGGACGGAACCAGTAACCGGTGGACGGGAGTTCGCAGGACGGCGACCAGCGCTCGGCGCCCTCGGCCTCGCCGGCCGCGGTCAGCTCGGTGATCCGGGCCAGCTGGGCGGCCGAGTTGATCGCGCCGATGTCGGTGTTCTTGTCCAGCGGGTCGCCCAGCCGCAGGGTCTCCACCCGGCGCTTGAGCGCGTCCAGCAGCTCGTCCTGGATCGACTCCTGGACCAGCAGCCGCGAACCCGCGCAGCAGACGTGGCCCTGGTTGAAGAAGATGCCGTTGACGATGCCCTCGACCGCCTGGTCGATCGGCGCGTCGTCGAACACGATGTTGGCCGCCTTGCCGCCCAGCTCCAGCGACAGCTTCTTGCGGCTGCCCGCGAGTTGACGCGCGATCGAGCGGCCGACGTTGGTCGAGCCGGTGAACGCGACCTTGTTGACGTCCGGGTGCGCGGTGAGCGCGGCGCCGGTGCGGCCGTCACCGGTGACGATGTTGACCACGCCCTTGGGCAGACCGGCCTGGCGGCAGATCTCGGCGAACCGCAGCGCGGTCAGCGGGGTGGTCTCGGCCGGCTTGAGCACGACCGTGTTGCCGGTGGCCAGCGCCGGGGCGATCTTCCAGGCCAGCATCAGCAGCGGGAAGTTCCACGGGATGACCTGGCCGGCCACGCCGAGCGGCTTCGGGTTGCTGCCGAAGCCGGCGAAGTCCAGCTTGTCGGCCCAGCCCGCGTAGTAGAAGAAGTGCGCGGCGACCAGCGGGAGGTCGACGTCGCGGGTCTCCTTGATCGGCTTGCCGTTGTCGATCGACTCCAGCACCGCCAGCTCGCGCGAGCGCTCCTGGATGATCCGGGCGATCCGGAACAGGTACTTGGCGCGCTCGCTGCCGGGCAGCGCCGACCAGTCGGCGAAGGCCTTGCGGGCGGCGGCGACCGCGCGGTCGACGTCCTCCTCGGTGCCCTGGGCGAACTCGGCCAGCACCTGCTCGGTGGCCGGGTTGACCGTCTTCAGCGCCTCGCTGCCACTGGAGTCGACGAACTCGCCGCCGATGAAGTGGCCGTAGGAGGTGGCGATGTCGCCGGCCGCCGCGGGGGACTCGGGAGCCGGGGCGTACTCGAAGAAGGCCTTGGGGGCCTCGACCGCTGCTGTGTTCTTCTTGGCCATCGTGATCAGTCCACCGTCACGTAGTCGGGACCGGAGTACCGGCCGGTGCTGAGCTTCTGACGCTGCATCAGCAGATCGTTGAGCAGGCTGGAGGCACCGAAGCGGAACCAGTGCGGGGTCAGCCAGTCCGCGCCGAGCGTCTCGTTGACCATCACCAGGTACTTCATGGCGTCCTTGGTGGTCCGGATCCCGCCGGCCGGCTTCACGCCGACCTGGACACCGGTCTGCGCGCGGAAGTCGCGCACCGCCTCCAGCATCAGCAGGGTCACCGGGGGAGTCGCGTTGACCGCGACCTTGCCGGTGGAGGTCTTGATGAAGTCCGCGCCGGCCAGCATCGCCAGCCAGGAGGCGCGGCGGACGTTGTCGTAGGTCTGCAGTTCGCCGGTCTCGAAGATCACCTTCAGGTGGGCGGCGGTGCCGTCCGGGCGCTTGCACGCCTGCTTGACCGCGGTGATCTCGTTGAACACGTCCAGGTACCGGCCGGACAGGAAGGCGCCGCGGTCGATCACCATGTCGATCTCGTCCGCACCGGCGGCCACCGCGTCGGCGGTGTCGGCCAGCTTCACCGGCAGGGCGACCCGCCCGGCCGGGAACGCGGTGGCGACCGAGGCGACCTGGATGCCGCTGCCGGCCAGCGCGGCCTTCGCAGTGGCCACCATGTCCGGATAGACACAGATCGCCGCGACCTGCGGTGCCGACGGGTCACTCGGATCGGGATACCGACCCTTGGTGCACAACGCGCGCACCTTGCCGACCGTGTCCGCGCCTTCCAGCGTGGTCAGGTCGATCATCGAGATGGCGAGGTCGATCGCGAAGGCCTTGGCCGTCGTCTTGATCGAACGCGTACCGAGAGCGGCGGCGCGGGCTTCCAGGCCGACGGCGTCGACGCCGGGCAAGCCGTGCAGGAAGCGGCGGAGCGAGGCCTCGGATGCGGCGACGTCGCTCAGGCCGCCGCCCGCGGCACCGGGGGCATTGGCTGCAACAGTGGACATAGTCACCAGACCAGCATATCTACGCGCGTAGCCGAACGGTAGCGAGGGCACGGGTTCGATGCGGGAACGAGATCTGGGGTCCCGGTGCCTGGCGTGCGCTGCCCGGTGGAGGTGCTCGGCGCCTCGGCTGCCTGGTGAATGGCGCAGCAGGCTGTTGCTCACCGGTATTGGGCGGGTCGCGGAGAATGGGCCGGTGACCTCCGCAGACCGCTCCGCCGCCGACGCTCCGTCCCCCGCTCCCCGGAAGAAGGTCGGGCGGCGTCCCGGGGGGGCTGATACCCGGGCTGCTGTGCTGGAGTCGGCTCGGGCCGAGTTTGCTGCTCGGGGGTACGAGAAGGCCAGCATGCGGGCGATTGCGCGTGGGGCCGGGGTGGATGCGGCGCTGTTGCACCACTACTTCGGGAGCAAGGACCGGCTCTTCCTGGCGGCTCTGGAGTTTCCGGTGGATCCGGAGCAGGTGGTGGCGCACGTGCTGGGGGGCGACCGGGGGGTGGTGGGGGAGCGGGTGGCGCGGTTCGTGCTGGGGTTGTGGGAGCAGCCGGCGGTGCTGGAGCGGTTGCTCGCGCTGATCCGGGCGGCGGCGACCACGGAGGCGGTGGCGCAGCTGATGCGGGAGTTCGCGGTCGGGCAGCTGATCGGGCGGATCGCGGCCGGTCTGGAGGTCGAGGATCCTGAGCTGCGCACGGAGTTGATGGTTTCGCAGATCATCGGCCTGGCGATGGTGCGGTATGTGATCAAGGTCGAGCCGCTCGCCTCGGCGACGACCGAGGAGCTGGTTCCGCTGCTGGCGCCGACCTTCCAGCGGTATCTCACCGGGGCGTAGTCCGAGCTCTCGTCCGCCGTCGAGCACCGCGGCGTGGTTCCGCCACGCC from Kitasatospora azatica KCTC 9699 harbors:
- a CDS encoding ATP-binding protein; the encoded protein is MNPAPTTRARVVLLSGPSGSGKSSLAERSGLPVLQLDDFYKDGDDPTLPLLPDGSGTDWDSPLSWHRSDALAAIRVLAEFGRAEVPIYSIPANGRDGSHILELAGAPVFIAEGIFAAELVAACAAENLLADALCLRNRPLTTAWRRFRRDVREGRKSVPYLLRRGWRLMRAERGIVTQQVGLGAHACNGPEAARRLRTATALPATVAVSA
- a CDS encoding aldehyde dehydrogenase family protein yields the protein MSDIATRLDASARIQVSKTYKLFVGGKFPRSESGRVYEVTDTKGQWLANAPLGTRKDTRDAVLAARAAVKGWAGTTAYNRGQVLYRVAEMLQGRREQFTAEVAAAEGLGAKKAAALVDQAIDRWVWYAGWTDKVAQIAGAANPVAGPYFNLSVPEPTGVVGILAPQAGYGHSFLGLVSVLAPVIATGNTAVLAAAADAPLPALSLGEVLATSDVPGGVVNILSGRTADLAPTLASHQDVNALDLTGAIADEGPGAAASLEAAAADTLKRVLRPAVDPSAQDWTNAPGTDRLLSFLETKTVWHPMGQ
- a CDS encoding aldehyde dehydrogenase family protein, whose protein sequence is MAKKNTAAVEAPKAFFEYAPAPESPAAAGDIATSYGHFIGGEFVDSSGSEALKTVNPATEQVLAEFAQGTEEDVDRAVAAARKAFADWSALPGSERAKYLFRIARIIQERSRELAVLESIDNGKPIKETRDVDLPLVAAHFFYYAGWADKLDFAGFGSNPKPLGVAGQVIPWNFPLLMLAWKIAPALATGNTVVLKPAETTPLTALRFAEICRQAGLPKGVVNIVTGDGRTGAALTAHPDVNKVAFTGSTNVGRSIARQLAGSRKKLSLELGGKAANIVFDDAPIDQAVEGIVNGIFFNQGHVCCAGSRLLVQESIQDELLDALKRRVETLRLGDPLDKNTDIGAINSAAQLARITELTAAGEAEGAERWSPSCELPSTGYWFRPTLFTGVSQAHRIAREEIFGPVLSVLTFRTPAEALEKANNTQYGLSAGIWTEKGSRILWMADRLKAGVVWANTFNKFDPTSPFGGYKESGYGREGGRHGLEAYLDV
- the deoC gene encoding deoxyribose-phosphate aldolase codes for the protein MSTVAANAPGAAGGGLSDVAASEASLRRFLHGLPGVDAVGLEARAAALGTRSIKTTAKAFAIDLAISMIDLTTLEGADTVGKVRALCTKGRYPDPSDPSAPQVAAICVYPDMVATAKAALAGSGIQVASVATAFPAGRVALPVKLADTADAVAAGADEIDMVIDRGAFLSGRYLDVFNEITAVKQACKRPDGTAAHLKVIFETGELQTYDNVRRASWLAMLAGADFIKTSTGKVAVNATPPVTLLMLEAVRDFRAQTGVQVGVKPAGGIRTTKDAMKYLVMVNETLGADWLTPHWFRFGASSLLNDLLMQRQKLSTGRYSGPDYVTVD
- a CDS encoding TetR/AcrR family transcriptional regulator, which translates into the protein MTSADRSAADAPSPAPRKKVGRRPGGADTRAAVLESARAEFAARGYEKASMRAIARGAGVDAALLHHYFGSKDRLFLAALEFPVDPEQVVAHVLGGDRGVVGERVARFVLGLWEQPAVLERLLALIRAAATTEAVAQLMREFAVGQLIGRIAAGLEVEDPELRTELMVSQIIGLAMVRYVIKVEPLASATTEELVPLLAPTFQRYLTGA